One segment of Solanum stenotomum isolate F172 chromosome 1, ASM1918654v1, whole genome shotgun sequence DNA contains the following:
- the LOC125877746 gene encoding uncharacterized protein LOC125877746: MGVDKSDWEWIVIILVVVLLMQDASTRNSVNRSKLCMPHRTGSRPIREIVYEMGGKDGNPLNMATIFFETRKKGNELVEPETVEKYVVERCFGPQCKSHVVGFGGGITTKELKGGTTSKAALWEELKTTRKEKESLQKRMDILESKYEQLENIVIR, encoded by the exons ATGGGAGTAGACAAGAGTGATTGGGAATG GATTGTGATAATtttagttgttgtgttgttaatGCAGGACGCAAGTACAAGAAACTCAGTCAATAGGTCTAAGTTGTGTATGCCTCATCGTACGGGTAGCAGGCctattagagagattgtttacGAAATG GGAGGCAAAGATGGTAATCCACTAAACATGGCAACTATTTTCTTTGAGACACGTAAGAAGGGAAATGAGCTTGTCGAACCTGAAACCGTTGAAAAATAT GTAGTGGAAAGGTGCTTTGGACCTCAATGCAAAAGTCACGTAGTTGGATTTGGTGGTGGAATAACAACTAAAGAGTTAAAAGGCGGTACCACCTCAAAGGCTGCATTGTGGGAAGAGCTGAAAACAACTcgaaaagaaaaggaatcaCTACAAAAACGCATGGATATTCTAGAGAGTAAATATGAACAGCTTGAAAATATAGTGATCCGTTAG